The sequence TGGCATCGACGATCAAATCGTCTGGCACGTCGACCCCGCTGAGTTCGACGATCGTCCCGGCGCCGTACATCTTGATGAACAGGTCGTCGCCCAGCGGGACGCGATAGGGAAATTGTTCTTCGGCAATTTGTTCGCCTTCGGCCAGCGAATCAAATTCCGGGATCGGTTCGAAGTCACGGAAACGATCGATTTCCAAGATTCCCGGTTCCGGCATCGTGACGACGAAGTCGCCGTCGTCACCGGTGAAATTCAGATGCACGTCTTTGCCGTATCGTTTGACTTCGACATTGCCACTGTGCATCACTTCATCGGGCGTACCGTTTTCTACGTCCACGCCCAGCGGTGGGGAGGGATCCGATTGGGCGCGTGCGATCCCGTTGATCACCATCAGGGCATCGCCGGCGGTCACCGATTCGTCACCGTTGACGTCCAAGTAGTACAGCGATGCCTGTTCGCCCTCGGCGTGGGCACTGCGCTGCAGATGATTGATGACCAGCAGTGCGTCGCCCGCACTGACCTGGTCGTCACCGTTGACGTCCAGCGGATTGACTTCATTGGTCAAGTCACCTGCCATCAAAAGTCGGCCCTGAAGACATTCCAAACGCAGCCGGCGGCGACGACGTTTGGCGGCCGCGGAACGAATACGTTTAGTCACAGACTCATTCATGAACATCCTGGTGTTCTCCCGTGCTTCGAGTCGAATCGACGGAACCCCTGTCCCGCCTGGCGCGCACGGTACCGCAGGCTGAGAAAAATGTCAATTTTCGGGGTGGCTAAAAACCCCGTGTGGGTGGTGCTGGGCGTCCGATGTTGCTAAGGTCTCGCAGCGACCGGCCTGTGGGGCAGAGGCCGGTGAACGCTTTTTCTTCCCCATGGCTTCATTTTCTGGCCGCCGGTTTGGTCTCGGCGGTCCACTCTGGCCCAGGCAAACCCGTTTCAACGCCCCCTTGGCCGGCGGATTCGGCCCGATAAGTGTAGGAGGGACCACGCGACCGCCTTACAATGGCGACTTCGCGACGATCCGATTGCCACCGCGTTTTTTGGCAGGGTTGGATTTTCTTCTTTGCCTCTTCGTCCCCGATAACTCATCCTCGGCCATGTCGACCCAGCAACGACTTTCCTGTCCCTCGTGCGGCAAGTCGGTGCGGATTAGCAGCGACCATGCGGGAAAGAAGGTTCGTTGCCCGCATTGTCAGATGACGTTTTTGGTCCCCGGCGCCGCGCCACAAGCCAACGACGACGACGATTGGCTGAATCTGGATGACGTGATGCCGAAGGCCGATGCGCCGCCGGCGGGCAAAGCCAAAAAGCCCCTGAATCCTGCCACGGCATCGAAGAAGCCCGCAACGCCGAAAGCGAAACCAAAGCCGACGCCGGCCGACGCGTCTGACGATGACGACCCGTTGTTCGGAGAATTACCCGACGGAGACGATTTGTTCGGGGACGGATCGGGCGGTGATGGCGATGACCTGTTCGGGGATATCCCGGATCTGCCTGATTTGCCGCCGCCCAGTTCGACTGGCGGATCAAAATCGGCGCCCGGAAAGTCACCGACCGCGGTGCCAGTGCAGTACGAAACCCAGTATCGCGTCCGCTGTAAGGTGTGTGATTCGCCGACCGATGTGACTGCGGACCAGGCCGGTCAGACGATTCAGTGTTACGACTGTCATTCGCCGATCGTCGTTCCACCGCCGCCCAAGGTCGTTCAAAAGCCGAAGGTGGACTTGGACCAGGTCGAATCGTTTTCCTTCAGCAACACGGCGGAGTCTTCACGACCAGCGGATCCGTTCATGAAGTCGGCGAAGGAGTTGTTGGATTCGGCCGAGCGAGAAGAGATCGAAGAGGAACCGGAGAACTACGACACGCCCGACATCATGGCCTGGTTCGCCGACGTTTTCGGCGTCTTCAAGGACCCGTCGGTGGTGATGTACGCGGTTCTGATGAGCGTTTTGGGTGGCGGTGCGTCCGCGTTGGTGGCGGCATTTTGGATGGTTCCGATTTTGCCGATGGGGTTGTTCGTCGGCGTGATCATCTTTGCCGCGATGACCCTGGCTTGTGGGTTCGCGATCATGGAGGCGGTGGCCAATGAGGCGGATGAGATCATGGGATGGCCGGAGGTGCTGGACCCGATGACGTGGTTCGGTCCGTTGGTGACGTGTGGGGCGGCGATCGGGCTTGTCAGTGCCCCGGCGGCGTTTTTGGGGCTGGCCGTTTTCGGCAGCAACGCGTTGGTGACGTTGTTTCTGGTGATGGCGTCGATCTATGCGTTGTTTCCGTTCGTACTGCTGTCGATGCTGGACATGCAAAGTGTCTTCGCGCCGTTTTCGCCGGAGGTTGCTCGTAGTGCGACGCGTTGCCGGGAAGCCTGGGGCGGCTTCTATTTTTCGGCCGGGCTGCTTTTCGTCGTGCTATACCTGTCGTATCTGATGTTCACCGTCAACGGATCGCCCTACGGCGTGTTTGCTGCGGTGTCGGCGACGGTGGTTGTCACGTTCCTGTACTTTGCAATGCTGGGTCGGCTGGCTTACAGCATCGGCCAAACGGTTAACGAAATCTCTTCCCCGGACGACCATGAGCCTTCCGAAACGATCCCCGAACCCGACGGCGAAGCCGGATGACAGCGATCGGCCGTCGCATTGGGCGGTCGATGATTCGACGGCTTCGATTCCCGCCGGCCGGATCGCGGGGACACGAATCGGAATTTCGTACGGCGTCTTCTTCGCCGCGGCGGCCGTTTTCGGGGCTGTCAGTGTGCTGGCCGGTCGACCGGGAAATTCCGATCTGGTCGCCGCATCGATCACCGGCGTGGCGGTCTGGTGCAGCGGTCTGATTGTCCAGGCGGCCGTGTCGATCGGGTTCTGTGCGTTTGCCGGTTTGCGTCTGCGTTCGTTGGTACTGGGAATCATCGGCGTGGAATTGCCGGTCCACCGATGGCATCCCCAGCGGACGGCATTGTTGGTGGTGATCGTTTTGCAGGTCTTGGCGGCGATGGGATTCGTGTTGTGGTTGGTCGGGGCGGCACATCCGCAATCCAGTGTTGACGGTGCCGGTCAAACCGGTGGCTGGGTGTCGTGGATGGCGTTGGGATTCAGTCGTGCCGACGATGCGTGGAAAGCCTCCGGTGCATTGATTTGGTTTCAGATGCTGTGCCAGCTGATCCCGATGCCTCGAACGCTCGGGCGGATCGGTTTGCTGTCGCTGATCGGAACGTTGAACCAGTCGATCCAGATCGAGCCCAAGCTGGTCGTGATGCGAAAGCTGATCCGCATTTTTGCGCTGCTGCTGTTCGTCGCGGCACTGGCGATGGCGACCGGATCACCGGGCGGACGATTGCCGACGTGGTCGGTGGTGGCATTGGTGGGCGCGTTCTTGTGGGGAACATCCGGTGGGAAAGACCTGACGGCTTGGCTGGACAGTTTTGCCGTGTCAACGTTGTCTCGCGAAGAAAGCGAAACCTGTGCAACGTTGTTGGACGAAGTGCGGCGACGAATCACCGACCGCAAGAACGAGCGTCGTTTGCGAGACGCACACCAGCGCGAAGTCGGCGAAGCGATGGATGTGGCGCGGTTGGACGACATCTTGGATCGACTGCATCGCGACGGGTTCGACAGTCTGAGCGATGACGAACAACAAGTGCTTCGTCGGGTCAGCCAGACGCTCCGCGATCGCCCAAAATTTGACGAATCTTCGTAAGACGCTCGGCCAGCGTGGCTTCGAATCCGCGGTCGGTCGGCTCGTAATATCGCCGGTCTTCACCCAAATAATCTTGCGCGGCAATCCCGCCCTCGGCATCATGCGCATAGACGTAGCCTTCGCCATGCCCCAGCGTTTTCGCACCGCTGTAATGGGCGTCGCGTAGTGCCGCCGGAACCGCCAGAATCGGTCGATCGCGGACATCACGGCGGGCCGCACCGATGGCTCGCGTTGCGGCGTTGCTTTTCGGGGCCAATGCCAGATAGGCGACGGTTTGGCTGAGCGTCAGTTGGGCTTCCGGCAAACCGACGAACTCGCACGCTTGCATGGCGGCAACGGCGATGGTCAGTGCTTGGGGGTCCGCGTTGCCGACGTCTTCGCTGGCCAGGATCACCAAACGCCGACACAGGAACCGAATGTCCTCGCCGCCTTCCAGCATTCGCGCCAGCCAGTACATCGCAGCATCGACATCGCTGCCACGGATTGATTTGATCAACGCGCTGGCCAGGTCGTAATGGTCATCACCGGTCGAGTCGTAACCCGCCAAACGGTTGCCCATCGATTCGGCCGCGGCGGCGCGATCGACTTTGCCGTCACCCGCACTGCCCACGGCGATTTCCAGTGCGGTCAGCGCCCGACGCGCGTCGCCTTCACAGGCTTCGGCCAGGAAAGCGATCGCGTCATCGTCGACACGGACGTCGTGATCGGCCAAGCCTTTGACGGGATCCTGCAGGGCGCGTCGCAGCAGGGTTTCGACGTCGTCCGGGGTCAACGAGGTCAATTGAAACAACTGACTGCGGCTGATCAACGCACCGTTGACGGCAAAGTGTGGATTGGCGGTGGTCGCGCCGATCAGCGACACAATGCCGGCTTCCACGTCGGGCAAAAGGGCGTCTTGTTGTGACTTGGAAAAGCGATGGATTTCGTCGATGAACAGTGCCAAGGGCGGATCGCCCGCGGCAATTCGGTCGCCGGCTTCGGCCAACACTTCGCGGACATCTTTGACGCCGCTGGACACCGCGCTTAACTGACGCAGTTCCGTTCCCGTTTCTTTCGCCAACAAATACGCCAAGGTGGTTTTGCCGGTGCCGGGTGGCCCGAACAAGATGATGGACCCCAGCCGTTTCGAATCGATCATACGACGTAACAATTTGCCGTCGCCCAGGATCTGGGATTGACCGATATACTGATCCAGACTGTCCGGTCGCATGCGGGCCGCCAGCGGCGCCACGGCGTTCATGTTGTCTTGTTCGACGTCATCGAACAACGAAGGCGATTGCTTTTTGGCGGCCAAGGTTTGCGAACCCGTACGGTTGGAACGGTCAGAAGCGGTGTTTCTGACATAGGATGAATTGATCGCTTTCCATCGTCACGGCAAACATCATGTTGGACAACTGGATCAAGGGGCTGACCCAAAATTACGCCCGCTATGACGCGGAATCCAAGGACCATGATTTGCGTCCAGTTGCGATGGCGTTGTCCGTCGATGCGATGCGACAACGACTGGAAAGCTGGACGCAATTGCAAAGTCACTGGTCGGTGATCGGACACGAGGGCCGCGACGGTCGTTGTCGTTTGCACCTGACGCGGAAGACCCAACTGTTCGGATTTGTCGATGACATCAACGTGGAAATCGTTCCCGATGCCAACGGTTGCCTGGTTCACGCGGAAAGCCAGTCACGTGTCGGCAAAGGCGATTTTGGCCAAAACAAACGCAATCTGAAAGAACTGCGTCACGGAATCATGGGCTAAAGCGGCCGTCGGTTTTCGAAACCGACCAAGACGCGGTGTTGCGTATCGGAAAATAGGAACCGTTTGGGGACGCTGCTTTCGCGGATCGAAAGCCGACGAAGGCGCCGGGATCAGTTGTTATCGCCGATGACGCGTCCGGCGCGGAATGCTTCGGCCATCGCCTCGGGCACTTTCGCTTCGGCCAAGACCAGACGCGAACGGTTCGACGCCACCCGAGCACTCATCTGCTGTTCTTCCGCGATCGCTTCGGCTCGACGTCGTTCTGCCCGAGCGCGTGCGACCCGCGTGTCGGCTTCGGCTTGATCGGATTGCAGACGGGCACCGATGTTTTCACCCACGTCGATGTCGGCGATGTCGATGGAGACGATTTCGAAAGCCGTTTGGGCGTCCAAGCCGCGTTCCAACACCACGCGGCTGACCATATCGGGGTTCTCCAGCACATCAAAGTGCGTATCGGACGATCCGATCGAACTGATGATCGCTTCGCCGACGCGGGCAATCACCGTGTCCTCGGTCGCCCCGCCGATCAATTGTTCCAAGTTGGTTCGCACCGTCACGCGTGCGCGGACTTTCAATTCGATCCCGTTTTGAGTGATCGCGCTCAGCGTTGCTTTACCGCTGCGTTTCGGATCGGGACATTCGATGACTTTGGGGTACACGCTGGTTTGGACGGCGTCCAGGACATCGCGTCCCGCCAAGTCGATCGCGCTGGCTTGATCAAAATCCAACGGGATTTCCGCACGGTGGGCGGCGATGATCGCATGGATCACGTTCATCACGTTGCCGCCGGCCAAGTAGTGGGCTTCCAATCGACGCGTGCTGATCCCGTCACGTCGATCGGTGTTCAATCCGGCTTGGGCCGCCATGACCTTCGCCTGCACGATCACGTTCGGGTTGACCTTAGTGAAGTGCATGCGGATCAGCGAAACCAGGCTGACGTCGGCGACCGACATGTAGGCCTGGAACCACAGCTTGCCGTAACGGATGAAAAAGAATCCCAGAACGGCCAGCAAGAACACACCGACGAAGATGGCCGCCAAGACAATGACGCCAAAAACGCCGCGTCCGCTCTGAGCAATCAATTGCGCGCTTTGCAAGCAGTCGATCAACGAAGTCGTCAGCATGGTCATCAGGTTCTCAAAACAAAATGGTTGGCGTGCGCGGGATCATGGCATCGACCCTCGGTGAGATT comes from Crateriforma spongiae and encodes:
- a CDS encoding replication-associated recombination protein A, producing MNAVAPLAARMRPDSLDQYIGQSQILGDGKLLRRMIDSKRLGSIILFGPPGTGKTTLAYLLAKETGTELRQLSAVSSGVKDVREVLAEAGDRIAAGDPPLALFIDEIHRFSKSQQDALLPDVEAGIVSLIGATTANPHFAVNGALISRSQLFQLTSLTPDDVETLLRRALQDPVKGLADHDVRVDDDAIAFLAEACEGDARRALTALEIAVGSAGDGKVDRAAAAESMGNRLAGYDSTGDDHYDLASALIKSIRGSDVDAAMYWLARMLEGGEDIRFLCRRLVILASEDVGNADPQALTIAVAAMQACEFVGLPEAQLTLSQTVAYLALAPKSNAATRAIGAARRDVRDRPILAVPAALRDAHYSGAKTLGHGEGYVYAHDAEGGIAAQDYLGEDRRYYEPTDRGFEATLAERLTKIRQILGDRGASG
- a CDS encoding dockerin type I domain-containing protein, with amino-acid sequence MTKRIRSAAAKRRRRRLRLECLQGRLLMAGDLTNEVNPLDVNGDDQVSAGDALLVINHLQRSAHAEGEQASLYYLDVNGDESVTAGDALMVINGIARAQSDPSPPLGVDVENGTPDEVMHSGNVEVKRYGKDVHLNFTGDDGDFVVTMPEPGILEIDRFRDFEPIPEFDSLAEGEQIAEEQFPYRVPLGDDLFIKMYGAGTIVELSGVDVPDDLIVDAKAEDTIFLVYGTRVHDDFIYRGSEGNDVVDIDAIDETDETGSEFGDVVNIRTKGGDDEVYVYHTRVRNDFFADLGSGNDSIEFWRAELGDDGKVLAGSGDDFLLHYQLRVHDDYIVHGQDGDDGLFAEEIEVGDDALLFLQDGNDEIGLNFIRVGDVGEINGGDDYDTLLADEDTMEVRKPRIRNIEETLPVPSF
- the floA gene encoding flotillin-like protein FloA (flotillin-like protein involved in membrane lipid rafts) — protein: MTMLTTSLIDCLQSAQLIAQSGRGVFGVIVLAAIFVGVFLLAVLGFFFIRYGKLWFQAYMSVADVSLVSLIRMHFTKVNPNVIVQAKVMAAQAGLNTDRRDGISTRRLEAHYLAGGNVMNVIHAIIAAHRAEIPLDFDQASAIDLAGRDVLDAVQTSVYPKVIECPDPKRSGKATLSAITQNGIELKVRARVTVRTNLEQLIGGATEDTVIARVGEAIISSIGSSDTHFDVLENPDMVSRVVLERGLDAQTAFEIVSIDIADIDVGENIGARLQSDQAEADTRVARARAERRRAEAIAEEQQMSARVASNRSRLVLAEAKVPEAMAEAFRAGRVIGDNN
- a CDS encoding DUF1499 domain-containing protein; translated protein: MLDNWIKGLTQNYARYDAESKDHDLRPVAMALSVDAMRQRLESWTQLQSHWSVIGHEGRDGRCRLHLTRKTQLFGFVDDINVEIVPDANGCLVHAESQSRVGKGDFGQNKRNLKELRHGIMG